A window of Juglans regia cultivar Chandler chromosome 7, Walnut 2.0, whole genome shotgun sequence contains these coding sequences:
- the LOC109004882 gene encoding histidine-containing phosphotransfer protein 4-like — MDWNRLARQVALQKQSLFDQGYVDEQFIRVEELQDISNPNFVEEVVTSYYQDTSRLIANIEQALERRPLDFDQLDGYIYQLNGRSTSFGAKKVRAEGALFREYCEAENTEGCRTTFQQLKTEYATLKRKLEAYFQLARQARLAETASRPK; from the exons ATGGATTGGAACCGGTTGGCCAGACAGGTTGCCCTCCAGAAGCAGTCCCTCTTTGATCAG GGATATGTCGACGAACAATTTATCCGGGTGGAGGAACTGCAAGACATCTCGAATCCTAATTTTGTGGAGGAAGTCGTCACATCGTACTACCAGGATACTTCTAGACTAATCGCCAACATAGAGCAGGCATT GGAGAGGAGGCCACTTGATTTCGATCAGTTGGATGGCTATATTTATCAGCTAAATGGAAGGAGCACAag CTTCGGAGCCAAAAAGGTGAGAGCCGAGGGTGCTCTGTTCAGGGAATATTGCGAGGCAGAAAATACAGAAGG ATGCAGGACGACTTTCCAACAACTGAAGACAGAATATGCCACACTAAAAAGGAAACTTGAAGCTTACTTTCAG CTAGCAAGACAAGCTAGGCTCGCCGAGACAGCATCACGACCCAAGTAA
- the LOC109004883 gene encoding histidine-containing phosphotransfer protein 4, which produces MERNQMHKHIFLMRQSFFDQGLLDEQFIQLEELQDDANPNFVEEVVTLYYRDSSRTLLNIEQSLEKNPLDFNKLDNYMHQFKGSSTSIGAKKVKAECTQFREYCRAGNGEGCMRTFQQLKKEYAILKKKLETYFQQTRQAGPSETACRPRMN; this is translated from the exons ATGGAGAGGAACCAGATGCACAAACACATTTTCCTCATGAGGCAATCCTTCTTTGATCAG GGACTGCTTGACGAGCAATTTATCCAGCTGGAGGAGCTGCAAGACGATGCTAATCCTAACTTTGTGGAGGAAGTTGTTACATTATATTACCGGGATTCATCCAGGACTTTACTTAACATAGAGCAATCACT AGAGAAGAACCCTCTTGACTTCAATAAGCTGGACAACTATATGCATCAGTTCAAGGGGAGTAGCACCAG CATTGGGGCCAAAAAGGTGAAAGCTGAGTGCACACAGTTCAGAGAATATTGCAGGGCTGGAAATGGAGAAGG ATGCATGAGGACTTTCCAACAACTGAAGAAAGAATATGCCATTCTCAAAAAGAAGCTAGAAACTTATTTTCAG CAAACAAGACAAGCTGGGCCCTCAGAGACAGCATGTCGCCCTAGGATGAATTGA
- the LOC109004890 gene encoding transcription factor MYBS3-like has translation MTRRCSHCSNNGHNSRTCPNRGGGGCVKLFGVKLTDGSIIKKSASMGNLSAHYHSSSSAAASPNHLDSPSSDLVHVSDGYLSDDPAHASCSANRRGDRKKGVPWTEEEHRQFLIGLNKLGKGDWRGIARNFVISRTPTQVASHAQKYFIRQTNANRKKRRSSLFDMVQDMATETPPVPEDQILLPSAQTRETDIAMSLPSLNLTLKSEFEPMEATPEEKVQEHDESEGSSGLAPMIPGFFPAYLPLHFPIWPPNTAPVEEEKGGETSHHQVLKPTPILPKEPVNVDELFGMSQLSLVEAERSHREPSPLSLKLIGGPSRQSAFHANAPVSGSDLNKGESSVIESV, from the exons ATGACTCGGCGGTGCTCGCACTGCAGCAACAACGGCCACAATTCGCGCACGTGTCCGAACCGCGGTGGAGGAGGATGCGTGAAGCTCTTCGGCGTGAAGCTAACCGATGGCTCGATCATCAAGAAAAGCGCGAGCATGGGGAACCTCTCGGCTCACTATCATTCCTCCTCTTCCGCCGCCGCTTCCCCCAATCACCTGGACTCCCCCTCCTCCGACCTCGTCCACGTGTCCGATGGATACTTGTCCGACGATCCGGCCCACGCCTCCTGCTCTGCCAACCGACGTGGCGACCGAAAGAAAG GTGTCCCATGGACAGAAGAGGAACATCGACAGTTCTTAATTGGTCTTAATAAATTGGGGAAAGGCGACTGGCGTGGGATAGCACGGAATTTTGTCATATCGAGGACTCCAACACAAGTGGCAAGTCATGCACAGAAGTACTTTATCCGGCAAACTAATGCTAACCGAAAAAAGAGACGTTCCAGCCTTTTCGACATGGTCCAAGATATG gCCACAGAGACACCGCCTGTGCCAGAGGACCAAATATTGCTACCTTCTGCTCAGACTAGAGAAACTGATATTGCAATGTCATTACCTTCATTAAATCTCACCCTCAAGTCAGAATTTGAACCTATGGAAGCCACACCTGAAGAAAAAGTTCAAGAACATGATGAAAGTGAGGGATCAAGTGGACTGGCACCTATGATTCCTGGATTCTTCCCTGCTTATTTACCTCTCCATTTTCCAATTTGGCCACCTAATACGGCTCCTGTGGAAGAAGAGAAGGGTGGAGAGACGTCCCATCATCAGGTCCTGAAACCAACTCCAATCCTCCCCAAGGAACCTGTCAATGTAGATGAACTTTTTGGCATGTCTCAACTCAGTCTCGTTGAGGCTGAGAGAAGCCATAGAGAGCCTTCGCCCCTCTCTTTAAAATTGATAGGAGGGCCCTCGAGGCAATCAGCGTTTCATGCAAATGCTCCAGTCAGCGGATCTGATTTAAACAAGGGTGAGAGTAGTGTAATTGAATCCGTTTGA